The genomic DNA GCTCAAATGAGAGTTACTAACCCATGAGTCATGTTAGGACTCCACCCACTGTAGTGCAGTCGTGAGGGTTTCACACAAACCTCAGGACTGCCATCAGAGTCTGTAGTTCTGCTGGGTAGAACCACACCAAAAATACACTTCATCCTTACTCAGAGTGcacaaggagagcagcaggttGTTCTGCTAGAGTACTTGAAAGAGCAGCGTGTCCAAGTTTTCTTCACTGACATTTAAATCCTGAAGATTAAAACCGCCCATTCCAGATTTGTTACTAATAGATGGCATGTTCACAAAATTGTACACTAAAACATTACTTCCTCTTTGCAGCAGACTTAAGTGTTCTGCCAAGAAACTTAATTGACTCAGCTGACAGTGCAGACTTAGTGACCTTCATCCCAGCATTCTGAAATAATCAGCAAATGAAATTGTAATTCTAGCAGCAAGGATTTTAAGTTTCCAATTGCAAACAGCAAATgttgtttgttattttcagcaacactgaaaatttagtcttatttccattttccaagGCCTAAGCCAAACAAAAAGATGTTGCTCATGTCAAAGGTGAATTTCAGGACACAGTGGATCAGGATGACACTTGGATATTCACAGAGAATGTGACAAGAACCACAGTTAAAATAGAGAAGACGCAAACTAGCATGGCCAAGGCTAAAGAACTTGAAAGTAAACATAAAAGCTTTGTTGAAAAGGGTGTTTGTAGAATTCAGCTAAGTTGGCCTGGATTAGTTCCAAATTTCTTCTTAACTGTGAATGGCACGAAAGTTGGGAACAAGCTAATGATACCTGCTGATGAAACTGAAGTGTCACCAGCACTGAGAGCAATCCAAACCAGGAGAAACAGGGAGATGATCATAACATCTagattttctaattaaaagctGTCGCAATACCAGGTCATGCATTGAAATTAACAATTTCAGTAGTAACTTAGAGTTCAAATGACAACAGTGGTGATTAGGACAGTGCTCAGTCACAGTAAATGACAGACACCAAGAGGCAAACAAGGAATTTATAATGGAAAAGCATTAGTGCATTCTTATATCCATTCATCTACACACTGATACAAGTCTGTATCAAGTAGAAAGACTGAAATTAAGTTAAAAATGTGCAGCTAGGTGATCATAGATCACAGCAGAAGATACAGCGTATTATGTTTAGCGTAGCAAAATGAAGGCTGTTGTATGATGCTATCTGTAACAGTGTATAAATACCAGGAAGAACATGAAACAAACTTCAGTAAGGACAAAGGAGATACATTTAGGtgtatttaaaaagattttaagatgTGGTTTGTCAAGATAGGAAAGAATTGGAATTGTGTTTCAGGAAGCTTCTCCTAAGGTAAAGTTAGTGGATACAGGGAACCAGAGAAGATAGCAACAACACAGTGGCTGTTAAGTGTACCCAAACAAGAAAGACAAACTTCTTTCAGTACGCAGAGAAACACCACATAGTATTAACTGTTTTGTTCAGTCACATGAATTTAGAATGTcaaattttaattgctttttagcTTAGCCAGCGAATTAACACTAGCACAATGCAGTCTGCAAGGGCTCTCTTTGGACCTTAATCTAATCCTACAGTCACCATCATTACCAGAATTGTTCTGTTGTGCATCATCAGTCCCAAGCACTTTACAGAGTCATAAGAAACCTGGCTGTTGCACACCGCCTATCCAAAAGCTTCTCCTGAAGAATCACCTTCATATTGTTTGCAAGCTTTACAGCACAACAGAGCACACAAGGAAGCTAATTAGTCACATACCTCCAATTTTCATTGTGGTACAAAGCCTGAGGTCCTGTTGTTGAAAGTGTAATCAGTGAAGAAATGTTCCTTCAATTTTTAGGAAGGTATTTCTATTTAACAAAGTTCATGCTGCAAGTATTGGTTTTGATTAGCAACACAGAGTACTCTCATGTGCTTGTGGAGCTAATACTCTCTTGCTCAAAGAGGCAAACAAGCAGTTTTATTACACTAGGAATCAGTCAGAGCAAAGCATAATGTCATTGTGCTTATTAAACTGCAGGTTGCCACAGGTTACCATCCATGCTCACCAGAAACAAGGTGAACACAAGGTTGCCTTGCTTCATCATACTGCCGAGAGACGCTTTGGAGAAACTCCATCCCTATGTTGCAGCTGACTTGGACTCTGTCTCTGAGAAGGCCTGACACAGCAAGGTGGGctgattttatgtatttctctAACTTTTCTAAGCACACAGTATACCCAAAGAGAACAAGGGAATCGGTTGTAACTGTAAACTCTGCTCTGAATGTTATATATATTgaggaaaacatgttttcaggGAGAACTTCGTGCTCAGGTAACAACTCAGGATCAGCTCTATCTAAGCTATGAGGGCGTTAACATAATTAAATACAATGCATGCtgtatataatatgtatatattccaGGTATATGCATACCTGGAGAACTATCTGgactatttaaaaaatgattaagTCAGACTCTTAAAAGTTAAACTTTGTCAAAGCTGTTTGGAGTATTGAAccctaaacaaacaaacaaaaaaggaaaaagtccCCTAATAGATCCAAGACCTCAGTGATGTACAAATAACATCAAATTAGAGCTTGAAATCCTTGGTGATGTTTCTCAACTCCCAAGCTTTCCCCAACAGATTTCCTAAGCACTTTCAAATTTTTAGATATGAGATCCAATAAAGTGGAGCGATAGAAGGCCTTTAGGATTTCCTGTCTACATTTTCAAACtccaaatgcttctttcttcaGCCTCCTAATAATGATACAGCCTAGGCTTTACTTTTTAGCCAAGCAAAATGATACGTTATGCTACAATTTGCTTGCAACATTGTCCTTCACAAGGGTGGTCATGGAAACTTGAAAATTCTTGTGTCAGAGCAATGTTTACAATGTACCATTCACCCAGTGCCAGCATGGATGGAATCAAACACACAGTTTTTGAGGGCagcctttatttttctactccaatttgttctgtttgttacTGTACTGTCTACCATACAAGTCAGCCTTTGGACTGTGGGCTTTTCTGATACCTCTACTTTGCAGTACATCTTTCTGCTCAGGAAGACATAACCTCCATAACCTCCATCCAGTGCTTCATCGTTAGTCTTCAGTATTTATCAGGACTGATTAACTGCACAATACATTTTCTGTAGTCATGATCACAAATTGATGTTCtcaaacactgcattttgtGCAAAGCAGCTTCCTAGACTATTTAACTTTTAATCTTTCTACATCAGATCTTTCTTCTCACATATTAATGTCCTGAGATTAGCAAGGATTTattacaaaatgaagaaatgaggaGAAGAATATTaagcttttcttccctctgcttaTTGCAGTGGTTAAGAAAGGCTCATCTAGCTTTGCTGCTCACTCTTTTCCTCCACCTATTTCAaggcttattttaaaaagaacgTGACCTGAAAATGTAAGTTAATCAGCTAAAGCTCAAATATTGAGTTTATAGAAGGGGAAACAAAGCATTAGAGAAGTACAAAGGAGCTGAGCATAAACATGTTTAATGCCCACAGataactttcagaaatgaagtctTTGCTGTGCCTTCAGTCTTTATGCACCTTGCCCTTGTGATCAGAACTTAGAATTTAGCGCTGAACGGTTCATGGAATTCCCTGCATTGGAACCACGAGGACAGGATTTAAAGAGATGTGAGCTGTCTCTCATTCTTGGATTATCTGGCAAATCTTGCACAAAGGTATTTAGGAGGAATGCTGACTTTGCTGGCTTCTCTATGACATTTTCAGTCCATTTACTGAAACAGATGTGTGTGAAAGTGTCAGAAATGGTCATTAGAACATAAGCATGAATGATGCAGGAGTGATACTGCTAGCATTAGGGAAAACCTTAGTACAGCTGAACAGACGTCCAAAGGTAATATTACTAGCTGAGACTGTAAAAAGTTGCAATTTGAACTGgctttccttcagctgaaagtcattatgaaacagaaaatcccTATTTGATAATATCTAAATTTTAATCTcaaaaattcactgaaatttttcttcttttgcaaacATGAAAACTTCAGGAGGAGCGCTTTTCAAGCCCTTTCAACCACACATTTAGCTGCTAGTTTAATACTCTGAACATTTAGCTGCTAGTTTAATACTCTGAACCCCCTCTTCACGATGGTGGAATTCCATTCTATTTCCTTTCCCAAAGGATCAGATATGCATACAACAAATACCACAGTGTAAATGGAATTCACTGCCTCATACCTCATCGGAGAAGGCCATACACACAGCACCAGTTATAGGCCAGTGGCCATTCTGTAGTTCCCCCATGGAAAAGTGTACTATGTGCAATGCAAGATGCCACGACCTGTGTGCTTTAAAACTTTtgggaaaaatgcagagaaagctgCCAAATTTCAGATTATTTGCATCCACTctagttttctttcctgattctTTCAAAGGAGGATTCATTATGCAATAAATGAGAACAGTCTTCTTCTGAACAGAAGGTATTCTTGCCAATACAATTGaactttatttcaaataatttcttacattaaagctgtattttgttACACAAACAGATAAACCCAGAAGACAAAAGATTCActtattccattttaaaatactgggCTCATCCAAACTGCAGGAGTTCCTATTCATTTCCTAAACCACGTCAGGGATTTTCCAGGGAAGCAGAAATGAAGATGTAAACCAAATTGTTTAGGTAATTAAGTTAAGGTCCAAGGGAATTTGTAACATCACCATGAAAAGTGTGTATCTGCTCACTCTTGAGGAAAAGTGTGTATCTGCTCACTCTTGAGGCTCTTTGAAGTGTAAGGTGGCAGAAGTTTCTTTATAAACTCAGAAGTTTTTCATTGAGAGCAATCTGTGACTGCGTGAGGTTTGCCAAGTAGGTTACCATCAGAAGGtcctgagagaaaaaaagaaaaaaaacagtcatcAGAAATATTACCAAAGATGACAGCCTGTTGTGGAGATGTGAATTTTTAACGCCTGTAAAGCATTTTACAATCAGCTACCGGAACTATTGCTAGTCCTGAAAGTCCTACCCTGAGGAATGCTTCCCTCACAGGACAAAAACGTTGGTATTCCTGGAACATGAAACAGCACTTGTGAAATTTTAACTTTGAGTCCACCAGTATTAACCAGGAGAGTCAAAGGGtgtaagcaaaattaaaaattagttGTGGTCCTGCAGACTATGGGCAAATAACAGATTCAGAAAACTAGCTCTCTAAAAATTTGTTACGGAAATAAGGTAGCACAATGAAACCTTCCTCGTGCTCTTATGTGTTTTGCCATGAGACAGAACTTCATGTCAGGCAAAGAAAGCAGGGAAAGTCACTAGTTATCCTTAAAACCTATACTGCATGAAGCGTGGTAATTCATATTTTCCCAGCACTCTAAAAGAAGAAtctgtgctgcctttcagaTTACTTGCAAAATTCATATGTGCTTTTAAAGTAATTCTCttattttccattgtttttaattatggtGAGCTCTCTTACCCACCTTCAGCTCTTAAAACATAAGAGACAGGAATGGGCTGTGTTTTTTATGACCGTGTTGGTATGAAAAGGTAGTTTTTTTCGTAAACAAAATTGTGTCTGTATGacattttcaaaactgctgGTAATACACTTAGAAAGAAGACAATTAACTTACATTAATATTGCTGTTCAACATGGTCTCAAAGTCCTCTGGTGAAATCTTTGGCACCTGGTTAATAAGATCCATCAGAAAACGCCCCACGGTGTTGTCAGCAGCCACTTTGCCAGACTATGCATAAGAAACACACTTCAGCATGAGTAAAACTCAGCAAAAAATACCCCATAACAACAAGATGTATAATCTTATATCAAACTTCAGTCTCATAAAAAGTTTGCCGTACCAATACATCCTCTGCATACTGTAGCACCATACCCAGGGTGTCCTGAATCCTGGCTGAGGCTGACCCCACCTGCTGTAAGTCACTGGACAAGCCAATCACTCGATTAGGGCTAAAGCAGGTCTTCATTATGAGAtccactgaaagcaaaacaaggatCACTGAGAAATCTGACTGACACAGAAAGCAGCTTAAGACTTTAACTTATTGAAGCCTTTTTAGGATAGCATTAGTTTCAGTGAGACAGTGAGACACCCACAGAGTGGTAATTTTACCAGGATTaataaacaaacagcatttgaaCAGCGTCACAATAGTTAGAACCATAATAGGAAGAAAGCATTCACCTCCTATCCGCTCTGTGTCGTAATAGACGTACTTCACTGTCAGTGGTGTGAACATCACGCCCATAGTTTTACCAGGGACTCCCATTGGGGCACTAGGAAAACAATACATAAATTCAGCATGGACatatctgaaaggaaataaataatttctttccatctcaATGATCTCTATTAGCACGAGAGTGTGAACATGAGTAGGTTACTCATTCTCCCTAAAATCAGCAATATTAAGACCACATATAACCGAGGATAGGAAATCAATACAGGCATATTATTAACTGCAAATTTTCATCCAAAAGTGTTCCTAGCTGGTCTGACATTTATCAGCATGAGTGCATGACAAGTTGAGTACTGTCTTCTTGGtgtggctgacatgcctgagaGATGGAATGCCATTCAtagagacctagacaggctcaagcagtgggcccaggtaaacttcatgaggttcaataaatccaagtgtAAAGTCTTACACCCAGGTCGTGACAACCCCTGCTATCACTATAACCTGGGagatgtaaggatggagcacagtcCTGCCAAAAATGATCTGGAGGAACTGGTGGATGGTAAGCTGGAcacaagccagcaatgtgcctcACTGTCCAGAgagccaaccgtatcctgggctgcatcaaaagaagtgtggccagcagggagagggaagtgatcctgcccctctgctcaggtgaggcctcacctggagtcTGCATCCAAGagtggagtcctcagcacaggagagacatggacctaTTAGAATGCATCCAGAgcagggccacaaaaatgatccaagggatgaaacacttttcctatgaggacaggctgagagagctgcggttgttcagcctgaagaagggaaggctctggggagacctgaaagcagcctttcaatatgTAAAGGGGAGCTATATGAGGGAAGGGGGCAGATTCTTTAGCAgaatctgttgtgataggaccaggggaaatggtttcaaactaaaggagggggGATTTAGATTGGCcaaaaagatgacattttttaaaataagggtggtgaggcactggtgcAGACTGCCATAAGAACTGATAGTTCTTAtggattctgtgtgtgtgtgcccagaaaggtggtggaagCCCCACCCCTGGggacatccaaggtcaggctggatagggctctgagcagcatgATCAAGCTGTATGTGCCACCATTCATTACcagggagctggacttgatgacctgAGGAGGTCATCCAAGAGGACCTTGAGGTCCTCTGTAAATCAAATGATTCTATCTGAAGTTCATTTATGCTTTCAGCATACAAGATGTCACAGAACAGCTTCCATTCTGAAGATGCACGGTCAGGAAGCAGCATGATTTCTGCTACAAAGACTGGGGCTTTATCCTGGAAGGAGGAGAACTATTCAGCAGCCACTGGGAAGAACAGTGAGGTGAAGCAGAGTAGTTTCATTTCTCCATATTTTGTCGCCATTATcaattaataaaaatggaagtggaggaggggaagaaagactGACCAAGAAGACGCTCTTTCAATTAAGTTCTGAGTGTGCTAATAGTGCAACTTGTATAAGTAAATTGCTGAGCACTAAGATGCAGTGAGTAAAGACTAGCATTCAGACAGTATGATGGAAGTTTGGATGGAACATTGATGCTAGTTATGCTATTCCCGTGAAGCATTGCAAAGATGTTCTGAACACTGCTGAGGTTAACTAAGCCAATTCCTCACCCCCAGTGAGAAACCAACTTATGAAAGGTTAAGGCTTTCAACTTATGTGCAATGGTCAAGACATTCTGGTAGGAAGAATGCTCTGATCTCTGGCTCACAGTTGTGGTTCAGCTATTGCACAATACTGTCCAAAACTATAGTCTGCTACATTCCTTGTTATCCTAATACGATGTCTGTTAGTAATTCAGACAGTCCCTGTCCCAGAGTACCTGACGTAGGCTTTAATGCTCATGCGTGAATTCTGGAGACTTGTGTccacagtgaggtggattggATTGTGCGCTTCCCGGCTGTAGTACTCGTGGATCAGGACAGAATGTTCTGTGATGTCGTGACCTGTTGCATACCTTGAATAAAGCAAATGTTGAAAGAGCATTCTTCTAATGTTCAAATGCCCAGCATTTGTTGATATTTAACAGGTTTGTATTCTAAAACCCTAATGTCtaagcactgagctgcagacaCATAGTAAAGACTAGTATTTTGACTAGGGCATGTGTAGTCTTATGGCTCTCCTAAAATCATAGGCTGAGAACACACATGCCCAAAATATGCATAGGGCCAGTGTTATACTACAGTCACAAAGGACAGCTGCCATCAGACACCCAACAGTCAATTTTCTTGTCACTATGATCTGGACCAaatctttatttccttgtaaATCAAAGCATGCCAAGCAAATTTGGACCAGCAAAGTAGATgtagaaaacaaatagaaacaaatgaaacacCTCTGTGCAGGAAGCAGGGCTTGTTCATCTAGCTCCTTCAATTGCTCTGCAATTAACTTCCTGCATGCATAGGAAAGTGACTGTCATGAGAACTGCACTTTGCTATGCCATTAGAGGTTGTCAAGGAAGCAAAGAGTTCTGTGCTTGCAGGATTTTGTTCCACAGAAAAGGGTTGGAGAGGATGTCAAAAGACACACAAAGCCAGCTATCCATGCACAGATGAGTTCTCTTCCTATAATACCCCAGCACAAGTCTTCCATCTTTCCTCAGAGAATACCTGCGTGCTCAGGCTAACATGACTGATTTCCCACCAGGCCTTTGGTACTTTTGTCTTCTCCCTTAGGTCAGTTATTTTACAGATTGTAAAATCCATTCAAACAGATGCAAACATTCAAACAAGCTACATTCAAACAGATCCATGTAAGCATTCCCTAACCCTCTTGTCTGTGATAGCTCTTCTAGAAAACCAAAATTGCTCTTAAATCTGCAGTAGCATCTCTTCCTATCCTGAATGACAGCACTTTTAGAACTGTAACAAGAGTTGCAAGACCTCACTGCTGATTCCATTTCTCAGCCTGTGACAACAGCCATGTAGCTCAGGTATATTGAGGGACCTACATGACTGCCCAAACTTTTTTGTAGATGGAGAACTTACCAGCCCAAGATGATCTCGCTGGGAGACACCTTTTTGTGCAACTCGTACATGTTTTTGGCAAACTCCATATCAACAGCCACCTGGGAAAGGGGACAGAGCAGAGTCAGAGGGTGCAGGAGCGCCGACACCCGGGCGGAGGGCAACGCAGGACGAAGCCCCACCGGGACAGCCTACTCCAGAGCCCCGGCCCCCACCTCGCCGTGCCGCGTGGCCGTACCTCATCCTCGGACTCGTTGTGCGGGACAGAGAAGCAGTTAGTGACCTCCACCGAGTGCTTGTCCACAGTGCCTGCGGGGACGACAGCGGTTAGCGGGGCGGCGTGGGGGCGGCGTGCTGCTCGCCCCCGGCTCCGCGGCTCTTACCCAGCAGCGTCCCGATGACCCGCGCCGCGCCCTCGTTGCGCCGCTCGAAGCTGTCCACGATGGAGGCGAGCACGACCGGGTGCAGCCGCACCACGCGGCCGCCGGGGAAGGGACCCGAGAGCGCGGCGGACAGCGGCGCGGAGGGTGGCGGTGCCGCTggggcggcgggcggagggGGCGCGGCGGAGGGGGGCGCGCCCGCCGTCGGTGTAGAGGGAGCGGAGGTCGGGCTGGGAGCCGGGGCGGCCGCGGGAGGAGCCGCGGCTGCAGCCGGAGCCGGAGCCGCCATTTTGCGAAGAGAAAGGGGTACGAGATCGAGACCACGACAATTGGCTAATCGGAACGCCTATCACGCTCCGCCGCCTTCCTATTGGGGAAAAGAAGGCGCTAAGGCCCGCCTGCCATCCGTTAACCAATCCGGACAGAGCGATCGTAGGCCCACGCTCCGATTGGGGTAGAGCACGCCGCCGGTGACTGCAGCTTAACTTTGTTCCCACCCTCTCGGGGCCGGGCAGTTCTTCCATTGGGTCCTCGCACGCTCCGCCTCCGTGCCCGTCCGCTCTCTCATTGGCTGGCGCCGCTCTTAACTCCTGTCTGTCAGAGCGAGAGCCGTGCTGGCGGGCGGTGTGGCCGGAGGGCGGCCTCGGGGCTGCGCCGTTTGGGCGGGGTCTGCCTTGCGCGCTCGTACTCGGCATGCGGTCAGGAGTCGAGGCTGCTCTGGCACTCCCCTTATCTTGTCCCCGCCCTTGTATCATAAATAACAAATGTGTGACTGTTTCCGTTCAGAActttttcactgcagtttttaatgTCCGATAAACAGTGAGAGCTTCAAGTGTCTTTGAAATGTTTGCCTTTTGGTTTCCGACTCTTTTACAGCAGCTAAGCCCTGTGCTATAGAACACAAAAGTTTGCAGGGCTTTAGAGTCCTGTCCACTTCATTAGCTGATGGGTTAATGTCATCAGTCAGGAAGGACTTCCAGGTCAATCTCTGGCAATCAGCTCTTGAACCTATTGGGAGCagcacaataaaacaaaaatgctctCTCCCCATGTGCCCCATTTTCTTATCTAACTGGGGAACGTGTCAAAGCTACACTAGAGAGTGCATAGGAACATAGGCTGGCTTTATCTGGTCATAAAAGCATTTCCTGGTGTGCTTACCAGTAAAAACCggctctcctgcttgcaggcTTTCAccatccctccttcctttcctatGGGTGTGTCTGGGTTAAACTGTATAAGGCTTTAGGATGTTTCTGCTCCTGGAGCTTTGATGTGTCATTGTGAAGTCTAATGTGTGAGGAGTGCTTGTTAGAAAGTAGACGCTCCATCTTACTTTTGTTTGCATCAAGTAGCTTTGCTGCTTGACATGGCATGGTCAGCTGCACACTGAGCAAGGCATTTTACGATCCGCTTGCGTTTCCACCTTTAAAACTGGGCAGCTTAATATGGAGCTGCAGTTGTGCTCTGAAACTGGCAGCTATGACACCCTTCTTTTAATAAACTGATATCAGGCTGCTGAGCACCATGCTGGTGAGTGCACATAATGAGGCAGGATGGGTAGCCTCTACCTCAGGAGTCAGAGATCAGTGCAGAGACCTCCTGATGCAAAAACTGTATAAATCTTGTCATCTAAGAAGTAAAAAAATCCATTGGGCATCGCGCAAAGGTGTCCAagctactttttcttctttttccttgctgtgaCTAGTGAAAAGTAGTGATCTTCATAATTAATATTCTTTCACAAACTATTAGTTTACTGTTAGGGGAGAGTGGTTATCGGTGGCACATACTGATAGTGCCCGTAGTTGAAAACTTGGTGTTCATCTCTGCACAGCCATAAGATGTTTGTGTATCACCCCACCACAGTGAGAtctgcctgcctgcaggagAAACAAAGGATGCAATGTCACTTGAATGTGGATCAATGTGATACCTTCTGATTTTCCACTTTCCCTTGCTTGGCTTCCCCGTATCTGATTTTGACAATGAATGTAATTGACCTTCTAGCCCTGCTTTTGTATGATTTCTCTTTACAGTTCTTACATGTGACTGAATCATTATTTTTGCATGTGCTGTTATGCCAGCTGCATTTTATCAGTAGCTATCACCTCATCTTGCTTGtgttactggaaaaaaacatcatttcttgttgaaaggcaaaaaaactTCCATTGCATTAAAAATCTTGCATTGCATTacaggtaaaataaaatatttagaatttaATTGATTTCCAATATCAGGATATAATTTTATCTGATTTCTTTCATGGAAttagaactgattttttttttttttcccccattgttaaaagaataattttctgttGAGCCTAAGAAATTAGGACagcctttcatttatttttaccaaGGGAAAAGTCAGTCACTGAATTTGATGTGCGTTTCATGTAGTCAATCTTAATTAGGAAAAAGAGAATAGCAAGACTGATTTTCTGAATCTCTTGGGATCGAAGGATGGAAGTCTCTTTTCCTGCTTGGAACATCAGGTCTGTGTCTCCAGCTTTCACTGTGTTCATGGAACTCCCCCTTTGCCATTTCTCATGGTCATGTTGCCAGCACTTTAGTTGTCTGTTGGTTATCTGTGTTTTTCAGGACTGTATGataactgttgagtcatggcctgaaccactgattgagcacctggggaaaggagcgggtcagccctgggagcacaggtgaaggcaattcagttgtgtgaccagaaggggtggagcctggctgcacctctcttagaccccatttaagggctgattGCCAgtgggaaggatctctttctggaggtctCTTCTTGGTGAAGCTTTCTTCTATGAACCTGGAGTCCTCTGTTACAGGTGAGTAATtgtcttcccttcctttatagtGCCTTTACATTGTGCTGCTCCTTCCAGCATTGCATTTCTGTTGTAGTGTCTTTCCCAATATATTGGTCTGTCTAATTTCTACAAGGATTTGTGTGGTCTACCTTTTCTCCAGGGGCTCTAATGTGAAATAGTTACGGATAGTGTCTTCtgttatttcttgtttgtttttaatctagtTAGTTTGCTtgattttaagtaaaaaaattaGTAGTTTCTTATTCAGCCTTAGGGGAGTGTTTTAGATACTCCTCTGCTTCCTGTGTATTTGTGATTGCCAGTAGATTAAAGGCTACTGTTGGCAGCCTAATTTCTAGTGTGTTTTTTGACTTTGTATTAGCAAAAGGAATTCAAACCTTTTCTTtgggtatttatttttttattgggCCACTTTAATTATCAGAGAGCCTGTACTAATGTGAGGAACTACTGAGGTTGATGCTAGTATGGCAATCACAGTACTACAGAAAAATGACAAGGTATGGTGCTAGTTGCACGTGCTTACTTTCTCTAAAGTTACTTGTAATGAAAGTTTTCATCAGGTGTTCAGAAAACTG from Lagopus muta isolate bLagMut1 chromosome 5, bLagMut1 primary, whole genome shotgun sequence includes the following:
- the EIF3F gene encoding eukaryotic translation initiation factor 3 subunit F, whose translation is MAAPAPAAAAAPPAAAPAPSPTSAPSTPTAGAPPSAAPPPPAAPAAPPPSAPLSAALSGPFPGGRVVRLHPVVLASIVDSFERRNEGAARVIGTLLGTVDKHSVEVTNCFSVPHNESEDEVAVDMEFAKNMYELHKKVSPSEIILGWYATGHDITEHSVLIHEYYSREAHNPIHLTVDTSLQNSRMSIKAYVSAPMGVPGKTMGVMFTPLTVKYVYYDTERIGVDLIMKTCFSPNRVIGLSSDLQQVGSASARIQDTLGMVLQYAEDVLSGKVAADNTVGRFLMDLINQVPKISPEDFETMLNSNINDLLMVTYLANLTQSQIALNEKLLSL